In Buchnera aphidicola (Kaburagia rhusicola ensigallis), the following are encoded in one genomic region:
- a CDS encoding SurA N-terminal domain-containing protein → MIKKKIQLILSNIIMLIFVIIICFSLIITKINYDPIINKKNYVITINNDKISLEEFTKLYTFALLKNKKTSHKNDLNSLYNKNYTKNIFQQVLSNIIYKTLLQQYVKKLNISINDSDVKNYIHNQSIFKIHNIFNIQKYYSFLNSANINSYEYKKKIKIDLKINKFISLISNSEFILKHEINNFIELLSQIRVIKQATINIPKTFKRLYINQKYFKNCLYKNNTINYFLVAKKIINELNTGSNELLKKIKLKFNNPQKLSKFGMSKLEKLIFNLPLPKKNNNVYFSIFKNNGNLLLIQFYKTQHTIFSKKQKNIIVSQILKHRLKMTLNSILNNLYTNANISYDKLTTFKKYL, encoded by the coding sequence ATGATTAAAAAAAAAATACAATTAATATTGTCTAACATAATTATGTTAATATTTGTAATAATAATTTGTTTTTCATTAATTATTACAAAAATAAACTATGATCCGATAATAAATAAAAAAAATTATGTTATAACAATTAACAATGACAAAATTAGTTTAGAAGAATTTACAAAACTATATACCTTTGCATTATTAAAAAACAAAAAAACATCACATAAAAATGATTTAAATTCATTATATAACAAAAATTATACAAAAAATATATTTCAACAAGTACTATCAAATATCATTTATAAAACTTTATTACAACAATATGTAAAAAAGCTAAATATATCCATAAATGATTCTGACGTAAAAAATTATATACATAACCAATCTATTTTTAAAATACACAATATTTTTAATATTCAGAAATATTACTCTTTTCTTAATTCAGCCAATATTAATTCTTATGAATATAAAAAAAAGATTAAAATCGATTTAAAAATAAATAAATTTATTTCTTTGATTTCTAACTCAGAATTTATTTTGAAACATGAAATTAATAATTTCATTGAACTATTATCACAAATCAGAGTTATAAAACAAGCTACTATAAATATTCCCAAAACTTTTAAACGTTTATACATTAACCAAAAATACTTTAAAAATTGTCTTTACAAAAACAATACCATCAATTATTTTCTAGTTGCTAAAAAAATAATTAATGAACTGAATACAGGATCTAATGAATTATTAAAAAAAATAAAATTAAAGTTTAACAATCCACAAAAATTGTCTAAATTCGGAATGAGCAAATTAGAAAAACTAATATTTAACCTTCCACTCCCTAAAAAAAATAATAATGTATATTTTAGCATTTTTAAAAATAATGGAAATTTATTATTAATTCAATTTTATAAAACGCAACATACAATTTTCTCAAAAAAACAAAAAAACATTATTGTATCTCAAATACTTAAACATCGCTTAAAAATGACACTAAACTCTATTCTCAATAATTTATATACTAACGCCAATATTTCATACGACAAATTAACTACCTTTAAAAAATATCTGTAA